Proteins from a genomic interval of Scomber japonicus isolate fScoJap1 chromosome 10, fScoJap1.pri, whole genome shotgun sequence:
- the tars2 gene encoding threonine--tRNA ligase 1, cytoplasmic: MAVTQLLRQVICRSTLGVHRKYSKVSPALSERLRVFESLREKQDKKKRAEATEKKSLRIQLADGRTVKGTAGVTTPVSVAQSVRVKGALVSKVNGELWELGQALETDCELQLLGFDTLEGRQTAWRTGACVLGAVLEGVFGAEVCREGASELGLYCDHLLENSVLSMSDVEERCKAAAALKLPLSRLELNTEEIQELFQNSKLRLQLLEEQMNDGPTVSVYRCGDSIAVCNGPLLPHTGLLKVFRMLQLSTVTLANQTESTSLMRLLGVAFPGEKNKEEWEKEQDEAQRRDHRRIGTDQELFFFNDVSPGSCFFLPKGAHIYNTLTDFIKNEYRRRGFTEVVTPTLYSTALWERSGHWEHYSENMFTVTSKGSQTYALKPMNCPAHCLMFEQRTRSWRELPLRWADFGALHRNELSGALGGLTRVRRFCQDDAHIFCTPEQAEEEIVACLDFVRSVYQVFGFSFHCLLSTRPTPFLGEPEQWDMAEQQLERSLQQFGERWELNPGDGAFYGPKIDIQIKDAIGRQHQCATIQLDFQLPIRFDLQYIGQDGQLHRPVMIHRAVLGSLERMFAILAENFGGKWPLWLSPVQVMVIPVGGNSESYAKQVVQQFREAGFMVDLSEDQGATLNKKIRSAQLAQYNYIFVVGDKESESGSVNVRSRGGKQLGKRPTEEVLTSLKHLRDTRSNQDEFC, encoded by the exons ATGGCAGTGACACAGTTGCTCCGGCAGGTTATCTGTCGGTCGACACTTGGCGTGCACAGGAAGTACAGCAAG GTTTCGCCTGCTTTATCGGAGCGGCTGCGAGTCTTTGAGTCTCTCAGGGAGAAacaagacaagaagaaaagagcTGAAGCTACAGAGAAGAAGTCTCTCCGTATCCAACTGGCTGATGGCCGAACAGTAAAGGGAACAGCTGGCGTCACCACACCTGTCTCTGTTGCTCAGAGTGTCCG TGTGAAAGGAGCTTTGGTTAGTAAGGTTAATGGAGAGCTGTGGGAGCTCGGACAGGCTTTAGAGACAGACTGTGAACTACAACTTCTTGGGTTTGACACACTTGAGGGAAGACAG ACAGCATGGAGGACAGGAGCGTGTGTCCTGGGCGCGGTGCTGGAAGGCGTATTTGGTGCCGAGGTGTGTAGAGAAGGAGCGTCGGAGCTCGGGCTGTACTGTGACCATCTGCTGGAGAACAG CGTCCTGTCTATGAGTGATGTGGAGGAGAGATGTAAAGCAGCTGCAGCCCTCAAACTTCCTCTGTCCAGGCTAGAGCTCAATACAGAAGAGATCCAGGAGCTTTTCCAG AACAGTAAGCTGAGACTGCAGCTTCTTGAAGAGCAGATGAATGACGGCCCCACTGTCTCAGTTTACAG GTGTGGAGACAGCATAGCAGTCTGTAATGGCCCCCTCCTCCCACACACTGGCCTCCTCAAGGTCTTTAGGATGctgcag CTGTCGACCGTGACCCTGGCCAATCAGACAGAGTCCACAAGTTTGATGCGTCTGTTAGGTGTGGCCTTTCCAGGGGAGAAGAATAAGGAGGAGTGGGAGAAGGAGCAGGACGAGGCACAGAGGAGGGACCACAGACGCATTGGGACG GACCAGGAGCTGTTCTTCTTCAATGACGTCAGTCCAGGCAgctgcttcttccttcctaaaGGAGCCCACATCTACAACACCCTCACTGACTTTATTAAG AATGAATACCGAAGGCGAGGTTTCACCGAGGTCGTGACCCCGACTCTGTACAGCACTGCATTATGGGAGCGCTCAGGCCACTGGGAACACTACAGCGAGAACATGTTCACTGTGACATCGAAGGGCTCTCAGACCTACGCACTCAAACCCATGAACTGTCCCGCACACTG CCTCATGTTTGAGCAGCGTACGCGTTCGTGGCGGGAGCTTCCTCTGCGATGGGCCGACTTCGGGGCGCTGCATCGTAATGAGCTCTCTGGAGCTCTAGGAGGTCTCACTCGTGTTCGCAGATTCTGCCAAGATGATGCTCACATCTTCTGCACACCTGAGCAG GCGGAAGAAGAGATTGTTGCTTGTTTGGACTTTGTGAGGAGTGTTTATCAAGTGTTTGGGTTTTCCTTCCACTGCCTCTTGTCCACACGTCCCACACCGTTCCTCGGAGAGCCTGAACAGTGGGACATGGCtgaacag cagTTGGAGAGAAGTCTGCAGCAGTTTGGTGAGCGGTGGGAGCTGAACCCAGGAGACGGAGCGTTCTACGGACCAAAG ATCGATATCCAGATAAAAGATGCCATTGGAAGACAACACCAGTGTGCCACAATCCAGTTGGACTTCCAGCTGCCAATCAGATTTGATCTCCAGTATATTGG GCAAGATGGGCAGTTACACAGACCAGTAATGATCCACAGAGCAGTGCTGGGATCGCTGGAAAGAATGTTTGCTATACTGGCTGAAAACTTTGGGGGGAAATG GCCTCTGTGGTTGTCGCCAGTGCAAGTCATGGTTATTCCTGTGGGGGGCAACAGCGAGTCATACGCCAAGCAG GTGGTCCAGCAGTTCCGTGAAGCCGGCTTCATGGTTGATTTGAGTGAAGATCAGGGAGCAACCTTAAATAAGAAGATTCGTTCTGCTCAGCTGGCTCAGTACAACTACATATTTG TTGTAGGAGATAAGGAGAGTGAGAGTGGAAGCGTGAATGTGCGGAGCAGAGGGGGAAAACAGCTGGGGAAGAGGCCAACAGAGGAGGTGCTGACGTCTCTCAAACATCTACGAGACACAAGGAGCAACCAAGATGAGTTTTGTTAA
- the rprd2b gene encoding regulation of nuclear pre-mRNA domain-containing protein 2 isoform X2, producing the protein MAAGSGARSSGSALEASLDRRFQGISNTMESIQGLSGWCIENKKHHGLIVRYWMKWLKKSDNNHCLNLFYLANDVIQNCKRKNAIVFRSSFAEVLPNAAQLIKDGKVRKSVERIFTIWEERSVYPEEVITQFKTNLNKKEKEREKQKEREKEKEKEKEREREKEREKEKEKEKEKEKEKEKEKEKEKETPPAKAPTNTRAALKSKIVAEFTPNSLIEKLSRYKRAVAEEEFREKQLATLRVDVCSTEALKRLKDKAGGNKFAKDFEDGSLKLQEFVSFLEKELKTGPPLVEALGNADIFYEMQYKEVKIVANAYNAFANRVASLKRKLDSLKSTLPGPEDSPVPSPSEDAPSPTGSDSPFLGLGASRAQVDPELDGKAMDEGEMPSDNRDMEDMDVSDEEDTVSAGDDKKDKASPAVAKTTKLDAVSKPPTTPTKASKSNSAATATPVTPTSTTAPNTSTNPLGVNLAKVDLGKISSILSSLTSAMKNTASPSPRPSPGTPTTPSAQSVASKATPPSPALASILSRVDITPEGILNALSKTNTSGLSSLLQSVTNTSSAPPTRTSPESSTVKTPLTPTTPKTKPTLGNSLKRDTPERTRDWEKDRQLSPPPPPPPRPSALSSPPSLESKINSFLQGNPGFSLALGDVSPDGVDGTPVRDEAAGTPTQDEIMDTPGSVPESLGSSGGHNLSPTAYRSEPWDAVITPSGSNNDGDFSSSSFSRYGAGKRSGTKLKDDEAMSVRKQAAVASSVSNELMKGKKDGMKMMGNTRMMGERRLSASSRKASTGSDDGGMSGKRDDKGKSRQSPGRDGKDGQYHRIETLVSPCTEGAPIQTLGYSNRPLAGERIKTVESIRVIGRGSRRGGGAGGRPGGAMWYEEEEYMEPQPPSPHSVPPPLNPEDMNPSMPPPLPHLLLPPHLHPPPSHPHSHPPPQLPFQMPYHTDNMQTPPPSHLHQHPPPTSPFFGAPPPIPRPPPPPVSQRPSPPPTHSPVPSAVMVGGVLVPVDRPLSLPPPIRPEGSERGGMGPRGNKVTPPPLMSSLLGEPPKLPRPGTVKEPFVPRHAPPLHRPGTPGVPPPLLGRVKEPLNLPLPSPSPTSSTPSPSTPNSPAADTMPARTLAQPGAPSLQKPPASPPAQSRNQSSNPVPLLNLPNPRPPILSVPIPQRPLLRGRTPSQQFNKDLPVGGFRGNKRPGPPFTGGPFHAQKRPFLPPRY; encoded by the exons ATGGCGGCCGGCTCTGGAGCCCGCAGCTCCGGCTCTGCTCTGGAGGCGTCTTTGGACCGGAGGTTTCAAGGAATATCCAACACTATGGAGTCGATACAGGGACTTTCTGGCTGGTGCATTGAAAACAAAAAGCACCACGGCCTTATCGTTCGCTACTGGATGAAGTGGCTGAAGAAAT ctgACAACAATCATTGCTTGAATCTTTTCTACCTTGCCAACGATGTGATACAGAACTGCAAAAGAAAGAATGCCATCGTCTTTCGTTCATCCTTTGCAGAGGTCCTGCCCAATGCTGCTCAGCTCATCAA AGACGGGAAGGTCCGTAAGTCAGTGGAGAGGATCTTTACCATTTGGGAGGAGCGCAGTGTGTATCCTGAAGAGGTCATCACCCAGTTTAAAACCAACCTgaacaaaaaggaaaaggagcgagagaagcagaaggagagggagaaggagaaggagaaagagaaggagagggagagggagaaggagagagagaaggagaaggagaaagaaaaggagaaggaaaaagaaaaggagaaggaaaaagaaaaagaaaaagagactcCTCCTGCTAAAG CTCCGACCAACACCAGAGCTGCCCTCAAGTCCAAGATTGTAGCTGAGTTCACG CCCAACTCCCTCATCGAAAAGTTGTCGAGATACAAGCGAGCAGTTGCAGAGGAGGAGTTCAGGGAGAAGCAGCTGGCAACTCTCAGAGTGGATGTCTGCAGCACAGAGGCCCTCAAGAGGCTCAAAG ACAAGGCTGGAGGGAACAAGTTTGCTAAGGACTTTGAGGATGGCAGTCTGAAGCTGCAGGAGTTTGTCAGCTTCCTGGAGAAGGAGTTGAAAACAGGGCCTCCTCTGGTGGAAGCTTTGGGAAACGCAGACATTTTCTATGAGATGCAGTACAAGGAGGTTAAGATCGTGGCTAAT GCGTACAATGCTTTTGCCAACCGTGTGGCCAGTCTTAAAAGGAAATTGGATTCCCTCAAGTCCACTCTACCTGGACCTGAAGATTCTCCTGTCCCTTCACCCTCTGAAGATGCCCCCTCCCCCACCGGCTCTGACTCACCCTTCCTCGGACTGGGGGCCAGCAGAGCCCAGGTGGATCCAGAGCTGGATGGCAAGGCCATGGATGAAGGAGAAATGCCCTCTGACAACAGAGACATGGAAGACATGGACGTGTCCGATGAAGAAGACACGGTCTCAGCAGGCG ATGACAAGAAAGACAAGGCGTCCCCTGCTGTTGCCAAGACTACAAAGTTGGATGCTGTGTCAAAGCCTCCGACCACACCTACAAAAGCTTCTAAGTCTAATTCTGCTGCCACAGCCACCCCAGTGACTCCCACCTCTACCACTGCCCCAAATACATCAACCAACCCTCTGGGAGTTAATCTGGCGAAGGTGGACCTGGGAAAGATCAGCTCCATTCTCAGTTCACTCACATCTGCCATGAAGAATACAG CTAGTCCGTCACCTCGGCCATCTCCGGGGACACCCACCACCCCGTCTGCCCAATCGGTAGCTTCCAAAGCGACCCCTCCAAGTCCTGCACTGGCCAGCATCCTGTCACGTGTTGACATCACACCCGAAGGCATCCTCAATGCTTTgtctaaaacaaacacatccg GGTTGTCCTCTCTCCTGCAAAGCGTGACAAACACTTCCTCCGCTCCTCCCACCCGCACCTCCCCAGAGTCATCAACAGTTAAAACTCCGCTCACCCCGACCACCCCAAAAACAAAACCCACACTAGGGAACAGCCTCAAacgagacacacctgagagaacCAGAGACtgggagaaagacagacagctgtcccctcctccacctccgccTCCTCGTCCCTCAGCTCTTTCTTCTCCCCCCAGCCTAGAATCCAAAATCAACAGTTTCTTGCAGGGTAATCCAGGTTTTAGTCTGGCTCTAGGTGATGTCAGTCCGGACGGTGTAGATGGGACCCCGGTGAGAGACGAGGCTGCTGGCACCCCCACCCAGGATGAGATCATGGACACACCTGGCAGCGTGCCAGAATCTCTAGGCTCATCCGGAGGTCATAACCTCTCACCTACAGCATACCGCAGTGAGCCCTGGGATGCTGTGATCACCCCGTCAGGAAGCAACAACGACGGTGACTTTTCGAGCTCCTCCTTCTCCCGGTATGGAGCTGGGAAAAGGAGTGGTACAAAGTTAAAAGATGATGAAGCAATGAGTGTGAGGAAGCAGGCTGCTGTTGCCTCCTCCGTCAGTAATGAGCTGATGAAGGGTAagaaagatggaatgaagatGATGGGAAACACCAGAATGATGGGAGAAAGGAGACTCTCTGCAAGCTCTCGTAAGGCCAGCACCGGCTCAGATGATGGAGGTATGAGCGGCAAAAGAGACGACAAGGGGAAAAGTCGTCAGTCTCCAGGTAGGGATGGGAAGGACGGCCAGTATCATCGTATTGAGACACTAGTGTCGCCCTGCACTGAAGGGGCTCCCATCCAAACTCTGGGTTACTCAAACCGGCCACTGGCAGGAGAGCGCATCAAGACGGTAGAGAGCATCCGCGTGATCGGCCGAGGCTCTCGGCGAGGGGGAGGGGCTGGCGGTCGGCCAGGCGGTGCGATGTGgtatgaagaggaggagtacATGGAACCTCAGCCTCCCTCACCGCATTCTGTCCCCCCTCCTCTTAACCCAGAGGACATGAACCCCTCTatgcctcctcctctccctcatcttcttcttcctccacatCTTCACCCTCCTCCGTCCCATCCTCACTCACATCCCCCTCCCCAGTTACCGTTCCAAATGCCTTACCACACAGACAACATGCAgactcctcctccatcacaccTCCACCAGCATCCTCCTCCTACATCCCCTTTCTTCGGTGCCCCTCCGCCGATCCCTCGACCTCCTCCGCCTCCCGTATCGCAGCGCCCTTCCCCTCCACCTACACACTCCCCTGTGCCCTCAGCAGTCATGGTTGGGGGCGTATTGGTCCCTGTTGATCGCCCCCTATCTCTCCCTCCCCCAATCAGACCTGAAGGCTCAGAGCGAGGGGGAATGGGGCCCAGAGGAAACAAAGTgacccctcctcccctcatGTCGTCGTTATTAGGCGAGCCTCCTAAACTCCCCCGTCCCGGCACAGTTAAAGAGCCTTTCGTCCCCCGCCATGCTCCCCCCCTCCACCGCCCAGGCACCCCCGGCGTTCCTCCACCCTTACTGGGCAGAGTGAAGGAACCTCTGAATCTACCTCTTCCATCCCCATCTCCCACatcctccaccccctccccttccaccCCTAACTCCCCCGCAGCTGACACCATGCCTGCTCGCACGCTTGCTCAGCCTGGTGCCCCTTCTCTCCAGAAACCCCCTGCCAGTCCGCCAGCTCAGTCTCGCAACCAATCCTCTAACCCCGTACCCCTCCTGAACCTGCCAAACCCTCGCCCCCCCATCCTGTCAGTCCCCATCCCGCAGAGACCTCTGCTGCGAGGCCGAACCCCCTCTCAGCAGTTTAACAAAGATCTCCCCGTAGGGGGGTTTCGTGGCAACAAGCGGCCCGGTCCTCCATTCACAGGTGGTCCCTTCCATGCACAGAAGAGACCCTTCCTACCCCCGCGCTACTGA
- the rprd2b gene encoding regulation of nuclear pre-mRNA domain-containing protein 2 isoform X1, translating to MAAGSGARSSGSALEASLDRRFQGISNTMESIQGLSGWCIENKKHHGLIVRYWMKWLKKSDNNHCLNLFYLANDVIQNCKRKNAIVFRSSFAEVLPNAAQLIKDGKVRKSVERIFTIWEERSVYPEEVITQFKTNLNKKEKEREKQKEREKEKEKEKEREREKEREKEKEKEKEKEKEKEKEKEKEKETPPAKVAILLKSSAPTNTRAALKSKIVAEFTPNSLIEKLSRYKRAVAEEEFREKQLATLRVDVCSTEALKRLKDKAGGNKFAKDFEDGSLKLQEFVSFLEKELKTGPPLVEALGNADIFYEMQYKEVKIVANAYNAFANRVASLKRKLDSLKSTLPGPEDSPVPSPSEDAPSPTGSDSPFLGLGASRAQVDPELDGKAMDEGEMPSDNRDMEDMDVSDEEDTVSAGDDKKDKASPAVAKTTKLDAVSKPPTTPTKASKSNSAATATPVTPTSTTAPNTSTNPLGVNLAKVDLGKISSILSSLTSAMKNTASPSPRPSPGTPTTPSAQSVASKATPPSPALASILSRVDITPEGILNALSKTNTSGLSSLLQSVTNTSSAPPTRTSPESSTVKTPLTPTTPKTKPTLGNSLKRDTPERTRDWEKDRQLSPPPPPPPRPSALSSPPSLESKINSFLQGNPGFSLALGDVSPDGVDGTPVRDEAAGTPTQDEIMDTPGSVPESLGSSGGHNLSPTAYRSEPWDAVITPSGSNNDGDFSSSSFSRYGAGKRSGTKLKDDEAMSVRKQAAVASSVSNELMKGKKDGMKMMGNTRMMGERRLSASSRKASTGSDDGGMSGKRDDKGKSRQSPGRDGKDGQYHRIETLVSPCTEGAPIQTLGYSNRPLAGERIKTVESIRVIGRGSRRGGGAGGRPGGAMWYEEEEYMEPQPPSPHSVPPPLNPEDMNPSMPPPLPHLLLPPHLHPPPSHPHSHPPPQLPFQMPYHTDNMQTPPPSHLHQHPPPTSPFFGAPPPIPRPPPPPVSQRPSPPPTHSPVPSAVMVGGVLVPVDRPLSLPPPIRPEGSERGGMGPRGNKVTPPPLMSSLLGEPPKLPRPGTVKEPFVPRHAPPLHRPGTPGVPPPLLGRVKEPLNLPLPSPSPTSSTPSPSTPNSPAADTMPARTLAQPGAPSLQKPPASPPAQSRNQSSNPVPLLNLPNPRPPILSVPIPQRPLLRGRTPSQQFNKDLPVGGFRGNKRPGPPFTGGPFHAQKRPFLPPRY from the exons ATGGCGGCCGGCTCTGGAGCCCGCAGCTCCGGCTCTGCTCTGGAGGCGTCTTTGGACCGGAGGTTTCAAGGAATATCCAACACTATGGAGTCGATACAGGGACTTTCTGGCTGGTGCATTGAAAACAAAAAGCACCACGGCCTTATCGTTCGCTACTGGATGAAGTGGCTGAAGAAAT ctgACAACAATCATTGCTTGAATCTTTTCTACCTTGCCAACGATGTGATACAGAACTGCAAAAGAAAGAATGCCATCGTCTTTCGTTCATCCTTTGCAGAGGTCCTGCCCAATGCTGCTCAGCTCATCAA AGACGGGAAGGTCCGTAAGTCAGTGGAGAGGATCTTTACCATTTGGGAGGAGCGCAGTGTGTATCCTGAAGAGGTCATCACCCAGTTTAAAACCAACCTgaacaaaaaggaaaaggagcgagagaagcagaaggagagggagaaggagaaggagaaagagaaggagagggagagggagaaggagagagagaaggagaaggagaaagaaaaggagaaggaaaaagaaaaggagaaggaaaaagaaaaagaaaaagagactcCTCCTGCTAAAG ttgctaTTTTATTGAAATCTTCAGCTCCGACCAACACCAGAGCTGCCCTCAAGTCCAAGATTGTAGCTGAGTTCACG CCCAACTCCCTCATCGAAAAGTTGTCGAGATACAAGCGAGCAGTTGCAGAGGAGGAGTTCAGGGAGAAGCAGCTGGCAACTCTCAGAGTGGATGTCTGCAGCACAGAGGCCCTCAAGAGGCTCAAAG ACAAGGCTGGAGGGAACAAGTTTGCTAAGGACTTTGAGGATGGCAGTCTGAAGCTGCAGGAGTTTGTCAGCTTCCTGGAGAAGGAGTTGAAAACAGGGCCTCCTCTGGTGGAAGCTTTGGGAAACGCAGACATTTTCTATGAGATGCAGTACAAGGAGGTTAAGATCGTGGCTAAT GCGTACAATGCTTTTGCCAACCGTGTGGCCAGTCTTAAAAGGAAATTGGATTCCCTCAAGTCCACTCTACCTGGACCTGAAGATTCTCCTGTCCCTTCACCCTCTGAAGATGCCCCCTCCCCCACCGGCTCTGACTCACCCTTCCTCGGACTGGGGGCCAGCAGAGCCCAGGTGGATCCAGAGCTGGATGGCAAGGCCATGGATGAAGGAGAAATGCCCTCTGACAACAGAGACATGGAAGACATGGACGTGTCCGATGAAGAAGACACGGTCTCAGCAGGCG ATGACAAGAAAGACAAGGCGTCCCCTGCTGTTGCCAAGACTACAAAGTTGGATGCTGTGTCAAAGCCTCCGACCACACCTACAAAAGCTTCTAAGTCTAATTCTGCTGCCACAGCCACCCCAGTGACTCCCACCTCTACCACTGCCCCAAATACATCAACCAACCCTCTGGGAGTTAATCTGGCGAAGGTGGACCTGGGAAAGATCAGCTCCATTCTCAGTTCACTCACATCTGCCATGAAGAATACAG CTAGTCCGTCACCTCGGCCATCTCCGGGGACACCCACCACCCCGTCTGCCCAATCGGTAGCTTCCAAAGCGACCCCTCCAAGTCCTGCACTGGCCAGCATCCTGTCACGTGTTGACATCACACCCGAAGGCATCCTCAATGCTTTgtctaaaacaaacacatccg GGTTGTCCTCTCTCCTGCAAAGCGTGACAAACACTTCCTCCGCTCCTCCCACCCGCACCTCCCCAGAGTCATCAACAGTTAAAACTCCGCTCACCCCGACCACCCCAAAAACAAAACCCACACTAGGGAACAGCCTCAAacgagacacacctgagagaacCAGAGACtgggagaaagacagacagctgtcccctcctccacctccgccTCCTCGTCCCTCAGCTCTTTCTTCTCCCCCCAGCCTAGAATCCAAAATCAACAGTTTCTTGCAGGGTAATCCAGGTTTTAGTCTGGCTCTAGGTGATGTCAGTCCGGACGGTGTAGATGGGACCCCGGTGAGAGACGAGGCTGCTGGCACCCCCACCCAGGATGAGATCATGGACACACCTGGCAGCGTGCCAGAATCTCTAGGCTCATCCGGAGGTCATAACCTCTCACCTACAGCATACCGCAGTGAGCCCTGGGATGCTGTGATCACCCCGTCAGGAAGCAACAACGACGGTGACTTTTCGAGCTCCTCCTTCTCCCGGTATGGAGCTGGGAAAAGGAGTGGTACAAAGTTAAAAGATGATGAAGCAATGAGTGTGAGGAAGCAGGCTGCTGTTGCCTCCTCCGTCAGTAATGAGCTGATGAAGGGTAagaaagatggaatgaagatGATGGGAAACACCAGAATGATGGGAGAAAGGAGACTCTCTGCAAGCTCTCGTAAGGCCAGCACCGGCTCAGATGATGGAGGTATGAGCGGCAAAAGAGACGACAAGGGGAAAAGTCGTCAGTCTCCAGGTAGGGATGGGAAGGACGGCCAGTATCATCGTATTGAGACACTAGTGTCGCCCTGCACTGAAGGGGCTCCCATCCAAACTCTGGGTTACTCAAACCGGCCACTGGCAGGAGAGCGCATCAAGACGGTAGAGAGCATCCGCGTGATCGGCCGAGGCTCTCGGCGAGGGGGAGGGGCTGGCGGTCGGCCAGGCGGTGCGATGTGgtatgaagaggaggagtacATGGAACCTCAGCCTCCCTCACCGCATTCTGTCCCCCCTCCTCTTAACCCAGAGGACATGAACCCCTCTatgcctcctcctctccctcatcttcttcttcctccacatCTTCACCCTCCTCCGTCCCATCCTCACTCACATCCCCCTCCCCAGTTACCGTTCCAAATGCCTTACCACACAGACAACATGCAgactcctcctccatcacaccTCCACCAGCATCCTCCTCCTACATCCCCTTTCTTCGGTGCCCCTCCGCCGATCCCTCGACCTCCTCCGCCTCCCGTATCGCAGCGCCCTTCCCCTCCACCTACACACTCCCCTGTGCCCTCAGCAGTCATGGTTGGGGGCGTATTGGTCCCTGTTGATCGCCCCCTATCTCTCCCTCCCCCAATCAGACCTGAAGGCTCAGAGCGAGGGGGAATGGGGCCCAGAGGAAACAAAGTgacccctcctcccctcatGTCGTCGTTATTAGGCGAGCCTCCTAAACTCCCCCGTCCCGGCACAGTTAAAGAGCCTTTCGTCCCCCGCCATGCTCCCCCCCTCCACCGCCCAGGCACCCCCGGCGTTCCTCCACCCTTACTGGGCAGAGTGAAGGAACCTCTGAATCTACCTCTTCCATCCCCATCTCCCACatcctccaccccctccccttccaccCCTAACTCCCCCGCAGCTGACACCATGCCTGCTCGCACGCTTGCTCAGCCTGGTGCCCCTTCTCTCCAGAAACCCCCTGCCAGTCCGCCAGCTCAGTCTCGCAACCAATCCTCTAACCCCGTACCCCTCCTGAACCTGCCAAACCCTCGCCCCCCCATCCTGTCAGTCCCCATCCCGCAGAGACCTCTGCTGCGAGGCCGAACCCCCTCTCAGCAGTTTAACAAAGATCTCCCCGTAGGGGGGTTTCGTGGCAACAAGCGGCCCGGTCCTCCATTCACAGGTGGTCCCTTCCATGCACAGAAGAGACCCTTCCTACCCCCGCGCTACTGA